Below is a window of Cytobacillus firmus DNA.
GTTACCCTGACATCCTTCATAATCTGAATCTGCAGCTCCCGATTCCCGGTTCCGGCAGGGATAACAGTTGCTCCTAATTCACGAAGTGCGGAGTCAAACATAAAGCCTGCCGGTGAGAGATGATAGGAAAATGTATTTTGTACGATATCCCCTTCCCCAAAGCCTGCCTTCTTGAGAGCTTCTGAGAAACGCCAGAAATCTTTCCCTGTCGTTTGCGGATCGTAAATCGGACCTGGCGACATAAAAATTCGTTCCATCTCATTTGGCTTTACAGCTGCAAAGCCTCCAAAAGGCTGGTCTGCAGATTGCAATTCCGGCAATCGATCTTTTTTAAGCACTGGGATTTTCTCCAGGTCTTTTAAAGTTTGTATGTCACCTGGAGAAATACAGGCATCATCAAGGCGCTTTTTAAATCCGCTTGCATTTTTATATGCATGGTAAATTACTTTCTTCAGCTTTTCCACTATAGCCACCTCTTTCTTCTTTTATAAGATTTAATATCTTTATAGCTTTTCCGGCCCTTATCTCCCATTCCAAGATAGAATTCACGCACATCCTGATTGGAAAGGAGCCGGTCCACCGTTCCATCCATGACAATCCGGCCGTTTTCCATGATGTATCCATAATCGGCAATCGATAAGGCAACATTGGCATTTTGCTCCACTACCAGTATCGTGGTTCCCTCTTCTTCATTGATTTTCTTTATAATGCCGAAGATTTCTTTGACTAAAAGCGGCGCCAGCCCTAATGAAGGTTCATCGAGAAGCAGCACCTTTGGCTTTGCCATGATTCCTCTTCCAATGGCAAGCATCTGCTGCTCTCCGCCTGACAGATATCCGGCCTGTCTGTGCTTCAGCATTTCAAGCTTCGGAAAGTAATGATAGACTTTTTGGATATCGCCTTTAATATTCTTCCGGTCTTTCCTGGTATGTGCGCCTGCGATCAGGTTATCTTCAACAGAAAGATGCTTGAACACGCGTCTTCCTTCCATGCACTGAAAAATGCCTTTCTTTACGATGGTTTCAGCATCGCTTACATCAATGCGCTCGCCATAAAGCTCGATAAAGCCATCTGTCACTTCACCGTTTTCGCTTTTCAGCAGGCCGGAAATCGCCTTAAGAGTGGTCGTTTTCCCGGCGCCATTGCTGCCGAGCAAAGCGACAATTTTCCCTTTTGGCACCACCATTGACATCCCTTTTAATACAAGGATGACCTTGTCGTACATCACTTCGACATTGTTTATTGTCAGCATGCATCTTTCCTCCCCGCTATTTCCCTTTTTTTCGTTCCCAGGTCATGTCCTGAATCATTCGTGGTCTTCTCTGTTTATTTCCACAAACAAAAATTTGTTTGCAAATTCAAGCGTTTGTTTGCAATTTTCGGGTTTATTTGCCAAGTTTCGAGTTTATTTGCTAATTCATAAGTACCAAGACTTTAAAAGTGAACAGGAGGCGGGTATAAAACCTCGCCCCCCATTTTGTTAGTAGCCGATATAATCAGTGAACACTTCAAACTGGCCGTTCTTCACTTCTGCCAATCGAACTTGGTTTGTACCGGCATGATTGTCAGGTGAAAAAGTAACCGGAGCGGCTAAACCGCCGAGGTCAAGATTTGAAATCTTCTCCAGGCCGGCTCGGATGCCTTCGCCTGAAGTCGGGTCTTCAGCAAGCTTCATGCCTTCAACCATGATTTTGGCTGACACCCATCCCTGGATAAACTTCTGGTTCTTGTCTTCCAGCTTTTCACCCTTGCTTTCTACGAACTTCTTGATTTCTTCCATTCCAGGCAGATCTTCATATGGGAAGGCATGTGTGACGACTCCGATAAATCCTTCAGCCGCATCACCTGCAATAGGAAGCAAGCCTTCTCCGGTAGCCCAGTTTAATCCGATGAATTGTGTATCCAAACCAAGCTTTTTAGCATCTTTTAGTATAGTTGCTGTTGCACCCCAAGTTTGGTTAATAATTGCATAATCAGGGTTTTTCTTTTCCATGTTCAGCAATTGGGATGTTGCATCAAGTGTTTTCAGATCAACAATTTGTTCATCTACAATTTCAATGCCATTTTCCTTGGCAAATTTTTTGGCATCTTCAATTGGCGATTTTCCAAAGGCCGTATCATTGTAAATTAATGCTACAGTCGGTGTGCCGCCAGTGTGATTGTCTTTTATCCATTTCAGTACGGATCTTGCCTGGTCGGAGTAAGAAGCCGCAGCCAGGAAGTTATATGGGCTTTCGTCAATATTTTTCAGGTTCTCTGAGTATGAAGCAGAGATGAATGGAAGCTTGTCGGCTGCCACCTGCTGGCGAAGGGCTTCAGTGTCCCCTGTTCCCCATCCCAAAATGGCTGATACTTTATCTTTTGATTTTAATTTCTGATAAAGCTTTTGGGCTTCCGGGATTTTATAAGCATAGTCATCACCAATTAATTCGAGCTTATAGCCGTTAATCTCCTCGCCTGCAATGGATTCAAAAAATGCTTTTTCACCCTCTGCATATGGTGTTCCAACATCACCGGTACCTCCCGTAAGGTCAAAGATACCGCCAATTTTAACTGTGCCGCCTTTCTTGTCAGCTGATGCTTCCTCGCTGCCTCCAGAACAGCCTGCCAGCATTCCAGCCATTAATGTTGCTGCCAATAAACCCTTCCAAACCTTCTTCATAATGTTCCCCCTCATTTTTCCTCTTTTTTATAAAAATTTGAAAGATTTACTTTCAAAATTTTCAGATATTATTACCCGGGAATTAATAGGAAAATGGCCAGAGCTTAAAATAGTCTTTGATATTTTTCCATATTTTCGCGAGACCCTGCGGTTCATAGATCAGGAATAAGATAATCACAAGGCCGAATACTACCTCTTTCATCCCGATTAAGACAGCTGATAAGTCAGGGAATACCCCGCTCATCATTTCAACCCCTGATCTTAGTACAACTGGAAGCAACGTAATAAATACAGCTCCGTAAATTGACCCGAATACGCTTCCCAGGCCACCGACCAGTATGATTGCTAAGTATTCGATCGACACTGTAATGCTGTAAAGCTCAGGACTGACAACCATTGTATAATGGCCCAGTAAAGCACCGGCAATGCCCACAAAGAAGGAGCTTACAATAAATGCCAATACTTTATATTTAAACAAATCGATCCCCATAACCTCTGCTGCCACATCACGGTCACGGACTGCTATGAATGCCCTGCCGACCCGCGACCTGAAAAGGTTCAGGGTGAAGAGGGCCGTAATAACCAGCACAGCAAACATAAGGTAGTAATAGCTCCGTTCACTGTAAAAGGCAAAACTGCCAAGTTCAGGCCTGGATAGGACCATTCCAGCTGTTCCGCCAGTCAGCGCATCCCAGCGGGAAATAACAAATAAAATGATTACCTGTGCTGCAAGGGTGGCAATCGCCAAATATAAACCTTTAAGCCTTAAGGATGGAAGCCCGAATAGTCCACCGACAATCGCCGTTACTATACCGGCTGTCGGCATGGCAATCCAGAAGCTCAATCCCAGCTTTGCTGTCAGAATAGCCGATGTATACCCGCCTACCCCGAGAAACGCGCCTACCCCTATGGAAATCTGTCCAGTAAAGCCAGTCAGGATGTTCAGACCGATCGCACCAATAGCGGCAATTCCGCAAAGTGTAGCCAGTCCAATGATATAATCGGATGCAAACATTGGGAAGACTGCAAATACAGCCAGAAGAATGAACATGCGCATCCTTACTCTGGTGATCTTCCAGATCGCCATATCTTGTTTATAATTCACATGGAACTCTCCACAATCCATTACAAAAGGATTTCTCATCGGTTACACCCTCTCGATTTCTTTTTTTCCGAACAAGCCATATGGCTTGAACATCAGGATAAATACGAGGATGACAAACGGCATAACCTCTTTCAGACCCCCGCCAACCAAAGGATCCAGATACCCGCCGGTCAGGCTCTCAAGAATACCGATGATCAGCCCGCCGATGATGGCACCGGGAATACTGTCGAGTCCTCCAAGAATGGCAACCGGAAGCACCTTTAAGCCGATCGCTGAAAGGGATGCATTCACACCGTTAATGTTTCCAAGAAGGATTCCCCCAACGGCTGAAACAATGGCTGCAATCGCCCAGGCAACTGCGAAAATCATTTTTACGCTGATTCCCATTGACATTGCCGCCTGCTGATCATCTGCGGTTGCTCTCATCGCAATTCCGAGCTTGGAATATTTGAAAAAGAGGGTGAAAATGACAAGCATCACCACAACGATTAACAGTGACCATAAATAGACCGGCGCAATGACGATCTCACCAAGGTTAACAGGCTGCTCAGAGAAAATCTTAGGAAATACACGTG
It encodes the following:
- a CDS encoding branched-chain amino acid ABC transporter permease, which gives rise to MTFFLQMLVTGIVVGSVYALVALGFVLIYKSSDAINFAQGEFLLIGTYVCLTLITAYNIPFIAALLIALMFSAVLGFVIERIVLRPFIGEPVISMIMATIGLSSVLAGIVHIIWGHETRVFPKIFSEQPVNLGEIVIAPVYLWSLLIVVVMLVIFTLFFKYSKLGIAMRATADDQQAAMSMGISVKMIFAVAWAIAAIVSAVGGILLGNINGVNASLSAIGLKVLPVAILGGLDSIPGAIIGGLIIGILESLTGGYLDPLVGGGLKEVMPFVILVFILMFKPYGLFGKKEIERV
- a CDS encoding ABC transporter substrate-binding protein, yielding MKKVWKGLLAATLMAGMLAGCSGGSEEASADKKGGTVKIGGIFDLTGGTGDVGTPYAEGEKAFFESIAGEEINGYKLELIGDDYAYKIPEAQKLYQKLKSKDKVSAILGWGTGDTEALRQQVAADKLPFISASYSENLKNIDESPYNFLAAASYSDQARSVLKWIKDNHTGGTPTVALIYNDTAFGKSPIEDAKKFAKENGIEIVDEQIVDLKTLDATSQLLNMEKKNPDYAIINQTWGATATILKDAKKLGLDTQFIGLNWATGEGLLPIAGDAAEGFIGVVTHAFPYEDLPGMEEIKKFVESKGEKLEDKNQKFIQGWVSAKIMVEGMKLAEDPTSGEGIRAGLEKISNLDLGGLAAPVTFSPDNHAGTNQVRLAEVKNGQFEVFTDYIGY
- a CDS encoding ABC transporter ATP-binding protein, whose product is MLTINNVEVMYDKVILVLKGMSMVVPKGKIVALLGSNGAGKTTTLKAISGLLKSENGEVTDGFIELYGERIDVSDAETIVKKGIFQCMEGRRVFKHLSVEDNLIAGAHTRKDRKNIKGDIQKVYHYFPKLEMLKHRQAGYLSGGEQQMLAIGRGIMAKPKVLLLDEPSLGLAPLLVKEIFGIIKKINEEEGTTILVVEQNANVALSIADYGYIMENGRIVMDGTVDRLLSNQDVREFYLGMGDKGRKSYKDIKSYKRRKRWL
- a CDS encoding branched-chain amino acid ABC transporter permease encodes the protein MRNPFVMDCGEFHVNYKQDMAIWKITRVRMRMFILLAVFAVFPMFASDYIIGLATLCGIAAIGAIGLNILTGFTGQISIGVGAFLGVGGYTSAILTAKLGLSFWIAMPTAGIVTAIVGGLFGLPSLRLKGLYLAIATLAAQVIILFVISRWDALTGGTAGMVLSRPELGSFAFYSERSYYYLMFAVLVITALFTLNLFRSRVGRAFIAVRDRDVAAEVMGIDLFKYKVLAFIVSSFFVGIAGALLGHYTMVVSPELYSITVSIEYLAIILVGGLGSVFGSIYGAVFITLLPVVLRSGVEMMSGVFPDLSAVLIGMKEVVFGLVIILFLIYEPQGLAKIWKNIKDYFKLWPFSY